In Camelus dromedarius isolate mCamDro1 chromosome 4, mCamDro1.pat, whole genome shotgun sequence, the following are encoded in one genomic region:
- the SLC16A14 gene encoding monocarboxylate transporter 14, with protein sequence MYTSHEDIGYDFEDDPKDKKTLKPHPNIDGGWAWMMVLSSFFVHILIMGSQMALGVLNVEWLEEFHQSRGLTAWVSSLSMGVTLIVGPFIGLFINTCGCRRTAIIGGLLNSLGWVLSAYAANVHYLFITFGVAAGFGSGMAYLPAVVMVGRYFQKRRALAQGLSTTGTGFGTFLMTVLLKYLCAEYGWRNAMFIQGAVSLNLCVCGALMRPLSPGLDGEDPGGKEPHVLRAHSTESVGSSGQMGGAEEKGGGPGTEDAVGDAAAQACPEKAALGKNMCALRVLKAVSQLTVRVRRGFRDWYSGYFGAASLFTNRMFVAFIFWALFAYSSFVIPFIHLPEIVNLYNLSEQNDVFPLTSIIAIVHIFGKVILGVVADLPCISVWNVFLMANFTLVLSIFILPLMHTYAGLAVICALIGFSSGYFSLMPVVTEDLVGIEHLANAYGIIICANGISALLGPPFAGWIYDITQKYDFSFYICGLLYMVGILFLLVQPCIQIIEQSRKKYMDGATV encoded by the exons ATGTATACAAGTCATGAAGACATTGGGTATGATTTTGAAGATGACCCCAAGGATAAGAAGACACTTAAACCCCACCCAAACATTGATGGCGGATGGGCTTGGATGATggtcctttcctctttctttgtgcACATCCTCATCATGGGCTCCCAGATGGCCCTGGGAGTCCTCAACGTGGAGTGGCTTGAAGAGTTCCATCAGAGCCGTGGCCTGACGGCGTGGGTCAGCTCCCTCAGCATGGGCGTCACCTTGATCGTGG GACCTTTCATCGGCTTGTTCATCAACACGTGCGGGTGCCGCCGGACGGCGATCATCGGAGGGCTGCTGAACTCGCTGGGCTGGGTGCTGAGCGCCTACGCCGCTAACGTGCACTACCTCTTTATTACCTTCGGAGTCGCAGCCG GCTTCGGCAGCGGGATGGCCTACCTGCCGGCCGTGGTCATGGTGGGGAGGTACTTCCAGAAGAGGCGCGCGCTGGCCCAGGGCCTCAGCACCACCGGGACCGGGTTCGGCACGTTCCTCATGACGGTGCTGCTGAAGTACCTGTGCGCGGAGTACGGGTGGCGGAACGCCATGTTCATCCAAGGCGCCGTCTCCCTGAACCTGTGTGTCTGCGGCGCGCTCATGCGGCccctctctcctgggctggaCGGAGAGGACCCGGGAGGGAAAGAGCCGCACGTCCTCCGGGCTCACTCCACGGAATCGGTCGGGTCCAGCGGACAGATGGGCGGAGCGGAAGAGAAGGGTGGCGGCCCGGGCACCGAGGACGCCGTCGGGGACGCGGCAGCCCAGGCGTGCCCGGAGAAGGCGGCGCTCGGAAAGAACATGTGCGCCCTGCGGGTCCTGAAGGCGGTGAGCCAGCTGACCGTGCGGGTCCGCAGGGGCTTCCGGGACTGGTACTCCGGCTACTTTGGGGCCGCTTCGCTCTTTACTAATCGGATGTTTGTCGCCTTTATTTTCTGGGCTCTGTTTGCCTACAGCAGCTTTGTCATCCCTTTCATTCACCTCCCCGAAATAGTCAATTTGTATAATTTATCGGAGCAAAACGATGTTTTCCCTCTGACTTCGATTATAGCAATAGTTCATATCTTTGGGAAAGTGATCCTGGGCGTTGTGGCCGACCTGCCGTGCATCAGCGTCTGGAATGTCTTCCTGATGGCCAACTTCACCCTGGTCCTCAGTATTTTCATTCTGCCCCTGATGCACACGTACGCTGGCCTGGCGGTCATCTGCGCCCTGATAGGGTTTTCCAGCGGTTACTTCTCCCTGATGCCCGTGGTGACTGAAGACTTGGTGGGGATTGAGCACCTGGCCAACGCCTACGGCATCATCATCTGTGCTAACGGCATCTCCGCCTTGCTGGGACCGCCTTTTGCAG